From one Catellatospora sp. IY07-71 genomic stretch:
- a CDS encoding MOSC domain-containing protein: protein MSAARVVAVSRDSEHRFSKPNADEIQLLAGIGVAGDAHAGVTVQHLSRIAADPTQPNLRQVHLIHAELHDEVHEQGFVVAPGQLGENITTRGIDLLSLPRGTVLRFGEQAVVEVTGLRNPCPQIDRFSDGLLKQLVYRDQDGDLVRRAGIMSIVLAGGPVRPGDVITVELPPEPHLPLERV, encoded by the coding sequence ATGTCTGCTGCGAGGGTCGTCGCCGTCAGCCGGGACAGCGAGCACCGGTTCAGCAAGCCGAACGCCGACGAGATCCAGCTGCTTGCGGGGATCGGGGTGGCCGGGGATGCCCACGCGGGCGTGACCGTGCAGCACCTGTCGCGGATCGCCGCCGACCCCACCCAGCCCAACCTGCGCCAGGTCCACCTCATCCACGCCGAGCTGCACGACGAGGTGCACGAGCAGGGCTTCGTAGTGGCGCCCGGTCAGCTGGGAGAGAACATCACCACCCGCGGCATCGACCTGCTGTCGCTGCCCCGCGGCACTGTGCTGCGCTTCGGGGAGCAGGCCGTGGTCGAGGTGACGGGACTGCGCAACCCGTGCCCGCAGATCGACCGTTTCAGCGACGGCCTGCTCAAGCAGCTGGTCTACCGCGACCAGGACGGCGACCTCGTCCGCCGGGCGGGGATCATGAGCATCGTGCTGGCGGGCGGCCCGGTGCGGCCCGGCGACGTCATCACCGTGGAGCTGCCGCCCGAGCCACACCTGCCGCTCGAGCGGGTGTGA